A genomic window from Silene latifolia isolate original U9 population chromosome Y, ASM4854445v1, whole genome shotgun sequence includes:
- the LOC141630134 gene encoding uncharacterized protein LOC141630134, with product MAIPKHSFIAWIIANEALMLKHKLFKLHISTDDLCCICLSQTETHIHLFSECIYSHQILQLLGTWLIADFSCHSILVSIANKRWSKLRKQVCTITILAAWYQIWNQRNEARLNGQVQRVENVVKCIKSSISQRFHHCKPQVISAKDTCWLSRVHLVYALALKIVW from the coding sequence ATGGCTATACCAAAGCATTCTTTTATAGCGTGGATAATTGCCAATGAAGCTCTGATGCTGAAACATAAACTGTTCAAACTTCATATCAGCACTGATGATTTATGCTGTATATGCTTGAGTCAAACTGAAACCCATATACATCTCTTTTCAGAATGTATATACAGTCATCAGATTTTGCAGTTGCTGGGCACCTGGTTGATTGCTGATTTTAGTTGTCACTCTATTCTAGTCAGTATTGCCAACAAGAGGTGGAGCAAACTAAGAAAGCAAGTATGTACCATTACCATCTTGGCTGCGTGGTATCAGATATGGAATCAAAGGAATGAAGCCAGGCTTAATGGACAAGTTCAGAGAGTTGAGAATGTAGTCAAGTGTATAAAGTCTAGTATTTCTCAGCGTTTTCATCATTGTAAACCACAAGTTATATCTGCTAAAGATacttgttggttgtctagagtgcatCTTGTTTACGCATTAGCACTAAAAATTGTATGGTAA